One region of Thunnus albacares chromosome 8, fThuAlb1.1, whole genome shotgun sequence genomic DNA includes:
- the dek gene encoding protein DEK isoform X1 yields the protein MSDVAEEAMDSSAVSEEDVEDQQETSQDDQSSLNKSRSKIPAAGEIIEGKRAKKTVERLDFQAPKQREKLKIGDGSGDKLGDIPRTGYQINKMKPADLKPLHAILFDRPGKMATIKKNLRLFNGFPFDAASEQYTKKREKLLKSSNFTNSKLKVVCTVLDLEKKGTHSDLVDRILTFLAAPKNSGKRLPVKKKKKSKKKLSGDDSKAKTKKKSKPKPRSSSSSPKKSKSGSKSKAIVMDSSSDEDDDEEDEKVGASAEAEGSDTEEKRSEKEEDRSDKSEESADEEEEEEEEDESDEDDESSKSKSSRGKSASKKSAPVKRQRTPAKKTGPPKKRAKKEVSDESESDADSEADEKPKKKKSAPVKPAAKTKKADSSSNSKNNTNTAEDSSDDDEPLIKMIKKSPTDEQLKETVQSLLKEADLEEMTMKQICQRVFDTYPDHDLTSRKDYIKQTVKSLIT from the exons ATGAGTGACGTGGCGGAGGAAGCGATGGACAGCTCTGCAGTGTCGGAGGAAGACGTGGAAGACCAGCAGGAGACGTCACAGGACGACCAGTCCAGTCTGAACAAAAGTCGCTCCAAAATACCCG CTGCAGGTGAAATCATCGAGGGCAAACGGGCGAAGAAGACAGTTGAGAGGCTCGACTTCCAGGCACCGAAGCAACGAGAGAAGCTCAAGATTGGAGATG GAAGTGGAGATAAATTAGGAGATATTCCACGCACCGGCTACCAGATCAACAAGATGAAGCCAGCTGATCTGAAACCTCTTCACGCCATTTTATTCGACAGACCAGGAAAG ATGGCCACAATAAAGAAGAACCTGCGTCTGTTTAACGGCTTTCCTTTTGACGCCGCCAGCGAACAGTACACCAAAAAACGAGAAAAACTTCTCAA GAGTTCAAATTTTACCAACAGCAAACTGAAAGTCGTCTGCACAGTTTTGGATCTGGAGAAGAAAGGAACCCACTCAGATCTGGTCGACAGGATCCTCACGTTCCTCGCCGCGCCGAAAAACAGCGGCAAG cgTCTTCctgtgaagaaaaagaagaaatcaaaGAAGAAACTATCAGGCGACGACTCGAAGGCCAAAACCAAGAAGAAGAGCAAACCTAAACCCCGGAGCTCTTCGTCCAGCCCCAAAAAGTCCAAATCAGGAAGCAAGTCCAAAGCCATCGTCATGGACTCCAGCAGCGACGAGGATGACGACGAGGAAGACGAGAAGGTCGGAGCTTCAGCCGAGGCGGAAGGATCGGATACCGAGGAGAAAAGATCGGAGAAAGAGGAGGACCGGTCCGACAAGTCGGAGGAGTCTgcagacgaagaagaagaagaggaggaggaggatgagtctgatgaagatgatgag TCTTCCAAATCAAAGTCAAGCAGAGGGAAATCTGCCTCCAAGAAATCTGCACCAGTGAAAAGACAGAGGACACCAGCGAAGAAGACGGGTCCTCCAAAAAAGAGAGCGAAGAAGGAAGTTTCAGACGAGTCCGAGTCCGACGCCGACAGCGAAGCCGATGAGAAG cccaaaaagaagaaatcagCTCCAGTCAAACCAGCTGCCAAAACTAAGAAGGccgacagcagcagcaacagcaaaaacaacacaaacacag CAGAGGACAGTTCAGACGACGACGAGCCGCTCATTAAGATGATAAAGAAATCGCCGACTGATGAGCAGCTGAAGGAGACGGTCCAAAGTCTTCTGAAGGAGGCTGATCTGGAGGAGATGACCATGAAACAGATCTGCCAGAGG gtGTTTGACACATATCCAGACCACGACCTGACCAGCAGGAAGGACTACATCAAACAGACAGTCAAGTCT CTCATCACATGA
- the dek gene encoding protein DEK isoform X2, translating into MSDVAEEAMDSSAVSEEDVEDQQETSQDDQSSLNKSRSKIPAAGEIIEGKRAKKTVERLDFQAPKQREKLKIGDGSGDKLGDIPRTGYQINKMKPADLKPLHAILFDRPGKMATIKKNLRLFNGFPFDAASEQYTKKREKLLKSSNFTNSKLKVVCTVLDLEKKGTHSDLVDRILTFLAAPKNSGKRLPVKKKKKSKKKLSGDDSKAKTKKKSKPKPRSSSSSPKKSKSGSKSKAIVMDSSSDEDDDEEDEKVGASAEAEGSDTEEKRSEKEEDRSDKSEESADEEEEEEEEDESDEDDESSKSKSSRGKSASKKSAPVKRQRTPAKKTGPPKKRAKKEVSDESESDADSEADEKPKKKKSAPVKPAAKTKKADSSSNSKNNTNTEDSSDDDEPLIKMIKKSPTDEQLKETVQSLLKEADLEEMTMKQICQRVFDTYPDHDLTSRKDYIKQTVKSLIT; encoded by the exons ATGAGTGACGTGGCGGAGGAAGCGATGGACAGCTCTGCAGTGTCGGAGGAAGACGTGGAAGACCAGCAGGAGACGTCACAGGACGACCAGTCCAGTCTGAACAAAAGTCGCTCCAAAATACCCG CTGCAGGTGAAATCATCGAGGGCAAACGGGCGAAGAAGACAGTTGAGAGGCTCGACTTCCAGGCACCGAAGCAACGAGAGAAGCTCAAGATTGGAGATG GAAGTGGAGATAAATTAGGAGATATTCCACGCACCGGCTACCAGATCAACAAGATGAAGCCAGCTGATCTGAAACCTCTTCACGCCATTTTATTCGACAGACCAGGAAAG ATGGCCACAATAAAGAAGAACCTGCGTCTGTTTAACGGCTTTCCTTTTGACGCCGCCAGCGAACAGTACACCAAAAAACGAGAAAAACTTCTCAA GAGTTCAAATTTTACCAACAGCAAACTGAAAGTCGTCTGCACAGTTTTGGATCTGGAGAAGAAAGGAACCCACTCAGATCTGGTCGACAGGATCCTCACGTTCCTCGCCGCGCCGAAAAACAGCGGCAAG cgTCTTCctgtgaagaaaaagaagaaatcaaaGAAGAAACTATCAGGCGACGACTCGAAGGCCAAAACCAAGAAGAAGAGCAAACCTAAACCCCGGAGCTCTTCGTCCAGCCCCAAAAAGTCCAAATCAGGAAGCAAGTCCAAAGCCATCGTCATGGACTCCAGCAGCGACGAGGATGACGACGAGGAAGACGAGAAGGTCGGAGCTTCAGCCGAGGCGGAAGGATCGGATACCGAGGAGAAAAGATCGGAGAAAGAGGAGGACCGGTCCGACAAGTCGGAGGAGTCTgcagacgaagaagaagaagaggaggaggaggatgagtctgatgaagatgatgag TCTTCCAAATCAAAGTCAAGCAGAGGGAAATCTGCCTCCAAGAAATCTGCACCAGTGAAAAGACAGAGGACACCAGCGAAGAAGACGGGTCCTCCAAAAAAGAGAGCGAAGAAGGAAGTTTCAGACGAGTCCGAGTCCGACGCCGACAGCGAAGCCGATGAGAAG cccaaaaagaagaaatcagCTCCAGTCAAACCAGCTGCCAAAACTAAGAAGGccgacagcagcagcaacagcaaaaacaacacaaacacag AGGACAGTTCAGACGACGACGAGCCGCTCATTAAGATGATAAAGAAATCGCCGACTGATGAGCAGCTGAAGGAGACGGTCCAAAGTCTTCTGAAGGAGGCTGATCTGGAGGAGATGACCATGAAACAGATCTGCCAGAGG gtGTTTGACACATATCCAGACCACGACCTGACCAGCAGGAAGGACTACATCAAACAGACAGTCAAGTCT CTCATCACATGA